In Capsicum annuum cultivar UCD-10X-F1 chromosome 11, UCD10Xv1.1, whole genome shotgun sequence, one genomic interval encodes:
- the LOC124888875 gene encoding uncharacterized mitochondrial protein AtMg00810-like: MKKAKGTDVLVVSLYVDDHLLIRSNDAMVNQFKRKIEVKFEMSDLGEMNYFMGMQIQQYTYGIFISKKKYAWDILKKFKMKRCKLLLTPLIHNERISKSERGDRADPRVYESLSGSLLHFTAQDVILCLQKDQGHLIGYTNSDWAECVDDMKNTSGYTFTLGSGMFSWNSKKKEVLS, encoded by the exons ATGAAGAAAGCTAAAGGTACAGATGTGCTTGTGGTGTCACTCTATGTTGATGATCATCTGCTCATCAGAAGTAATGATGCTATGGTGAATCAGTTCAAGAGAAAAATAGAGGTCAAGTTTGAGatgtcagatttgggtgaaatgaATTACTTTATGGGAATGCAGATTCAACAATATACTTATGGAATCttcatttctaaaaaaaaatatgcatggGATATTCTTAAGAAGTTTAAGATGAAGAGGTGTAAGCTTTTGTTAACCCCACTAATTCACAATGAAAGGATCTCTAAGTCCGAACGAGGTGATAGGGCTGATCCAAGAGTTTACGAAAGTCTAAGTGGTAGTTTGCTACATTTTACTGCACAAGACGTGATCTTATGTTTGCA GAAAGACCAAGGGCATTTGATCGGTTATACAAATAGTGATTGGGCAGAATGTGTTGATGATATGAAAAACACTTCTGGGTATACTTTCACACTTGGTTCAGGCATGTTCTCATGGAATTCAAAGAAGAAAGAGGTTTTATCTTAA